The window GGTATGCCCATAAACTTTGCTGACCATGGCCGTGTTCCGGTGACCCATGAGATAAGCCACATCAGGCAAGCTTGCCCCTTGGTCAATGGCGTAACTGGCCATGCTGTGACGGCAAGTGTAGGGGGGACGGTGCAGAATGCCTGCTTGGGTTAGGACTGACCGCCAAATTCGTTGGGAGAAGTTGTGATCGTCGATCGCCGTGCCCTTGGTCGTGGTGAACACCAGTGCGTCGGGGTTGAATGCGGGGTTAAAACGACCTTGCAGCTTCAGACGCTTTTGCCCGTGCCGATTGGTGATTGAGTGGGGTGTTAGGGAGTCCCAGGGAGAGTTGGTACTGTTTCCCCTGGTAAGTCCATCTCAAACGAAGCATTCCTTGCCGAACATTGATAGAGACGGAACCTTTTTTCCTGCGTAACTTGCGTTTGGTCATATTTGTTGCGCAATCGTTCGGGGTTGCGTCCGGTGTTTTGAATTTCATGGAACACCCCTTCAATTCGCTGACGCACTATGGCAACCCGCTCATCGGTGTTGGCCGGGACTAAATCATAGGCAATCAGAACGCCTTTCCAGGTACTCAGTGAGACGTGTTTGTAGCCGAAGTAATACATTTTGCGGGCCAATAGCCCGGTGCAGCATTGCCAGAGAAATCACTG is drawn from Alkalinema sp. FACHB-956 and contains these coding sequences:
- a CDS encoding tyrosine-type recombinase/integrase, which translates into the protein MTNRHGQKRLKLQGRFNPAFNPDALVFTTTKGTAIDDHNFSQRIWRSVLTQAGILHRPPYTCRHSMASYAIDQGASLPDVAYLMGHRNTAMVSKVYGHTVKRPKLPRLGL